In Helicobacter ibis, a genomic segment contains:
- a CDS encoding valine--tRNA ligase gives MQENNQKETKNTYNPKEIEDKFYKIWEENGFFEIEGNKEIQKEGKKFCIMLPPPNVTGSLHIGHALNHTLIDIITRYKRMDGYKTLWQAGLDHAGIATQNVVEKQLLEQGIKKEDLGREEFVKKVWEWKEKSGGTILKQMRKLGSSPAWSRSRFTMDEGLQESVKEAFVELYNKGHIVQGKYLVNWCTHDGALSDIEVDYKENNGKLYYLRYFLEDSKEFIVVATTRPETYFGDTAVMVNPNDEKYKHLIGKNVILPIINRKVKIIADLHVDMEFGTGAVKVTPAHDVNDYEVGKRHNLEQIVAFDKYGILNENATEFQGLERLEAREIIIKKLESLGFVEKIEDYKNQVGHCYRCGNVVEPYISKQWFLKKEVVKSAIDKINKDESNFYPPQWKNNYNAWMKELRDWCISRQLWWGHKIPVFYCKCKHQWASKTTPTNCPKCGGNEIHQDPDVLDTWFSSALWPFSTLGWGNGDIGKNTLWNESDLREFYPNSLMITGFDILFFWVARMLMMGEFFLKELPFPDIYLHALVRDEHGQKMSKSKGNVVDPLNLIDTYSADVLRFTLAILCAQGRDVRMSQSQLEISKNFTNKLYNATNFLLLNCEQFPNLQDIEIKTELGKYMLEVFSKTTKEVRSNLEQYRFNDGANTLYRYLWGEFCDWGIELSKANKDSIIELGAIFKESMLLLHPYMPFISEYLWHRLNKSTLEDSKESIMVKNYPSINYTDSKNYQLFELILDSIVSIRRLKTTIDLANQKIPKVYILPNAKLESKQQELFIKYVSKLSKTEEIEIVESKVSNCIADITEKVQSLIPTDSIDLSQAINKLNRQKEKTQKEIDKLNNMLKNAKFVQNAPKEVLETNQKALDEQNGKLERINEELQKLQA, from the coding sequence ATGCAAGAAAACAACCAAAAAGAAACCAAAAATACATACAATCCCAAGGAAATAGAAGATAAGTTTTATAAAATTTGGGAAGAAAATGGCTTTTTTGAAATAGAAGGAAATAAAGAAATTCAAAAAGAAGGCAAAAAATTCTGCATCATGCTACCTCCACCAAATGTAACAGGAAGCCTTCATATAGGACATGCCCTAAATCACACTTTAATTGACATAATAACTAGATACAAAAGAATGGATGGCTATAAAACACTATGGCAAGCCGGCTTAGACCACGCAGGTATCGCAACCCAAAATGTAGTAGAAAAACAACTGCTAGAGCAAGGTATCAAAAAAGAAGATCTAGGTAGAGAAGAATTTGTAAAAAAAGTATGGGAATGGAAAGAAAAAAGCGGTGGAACAATACTAAAACAAATGAGAAAACTTGGTAGCTCACCTGCGTGGAGTAGATCAAGATTCACAATGGATGAGGGATTGCAAGAATCTGTTAAAGAAGCCTTTGTAGAGTTATATAATAAAGGACATATAGTACAAGGCAAGTATTTAGTAAATTGGTGCACACACGATGGAGCATTAAGCGATATAGAGGTAGATTACAAAGAAAATAATGGAAAACTATATTATCTTAGATATTTTTTAGAAGATTCTAAAGAGTTTATAGTTGTAGCTACTACTAGGCCAGAGACTTATTTTGGCGATACTGCTGTTATGGTAAATCCAAATGATGAAAAGTATAAGCATCTAATAGGCAAAAATGTAATCCTTCCTATAATAAACAGAAAAGTAAAAATAATTGCAGATTTGCATGTTGATATGGAGTTTGGAACTGGAGCTGTAAAAGTAACTCCAGCACATGATGTAAATGACTATGAAGTTGGTAAAAGACATAATTTAGAACAAATAGTAGCATTTGATAAATATGGAATCTTAAATGAAAATGCAACTGAATTTCAAGGACTAGAGAGACTAGAAGCAAGAGAGATAATAATAAAAAAGCTAGAATCTTTAGGATTCGTAGAAAAAATAGAAGATTATAAAAATCAAGTTGGGCACTGCTATAGATGTGGCAATGTAGTAGAACCATACATATCCAAGCAATGGTTTTTAAAAAAAGAAGTTGTAAAAAGTGCGATTGACAAAATAAACAAAGATGAAAGTAATTTCTATCCACCACAATGGAAAAATAACTATAACGCTTGGATGAAAGAACTAAGAGATTGGTGCATATCAAGGCAACTTTGGTGGGGACATAAAATACCTGTATTTTATTGCAAATGCAAACATCAATGGGCCAGTAAAACTACTCCTACTAACTGCCCAAAATGTGGTGGAAATGAAATACATCAAGATCCAGATGTGCTTGATACTTGGTTTAGCTCTGCACTATGGCCTTTTAGCACTCTTGGTTGGGGTAATGGTGATATAGGTAAAAACACACTATGGAATGAATCTGACTTGAGAGAATTCTATCCAAACTCACTTATGATTACAGGGTTTGATATATTATTCTTTTGGGTTGCTAGAATGCTTATGATGGGAGAATTCTTCCTAAAAGAACTGCCATTCCCAGATATATACCTACACGCACTAGTAAGAGATGAGCATGGTCAAAAGATGAGCAAATCTAAAGGCAATGTAGTAGATCCACTAAACTTGATAGATACTTATAGTGCTGATGTTTTGCGATTTACACTAGCTATTCTTTGTGCTCAAGGAAGAGATGTAAGAATGTCTCAAAGCCAACTAGAAATAAGTAAAAATTTTACAAACAAACTATATAACGCTACTAACTTTTTACTGCTAAATTGCGAACAATTCCCTAACCTACAAGACATAGAGATAAAAACAGAGCTAGGAAAATACATGCTAGAAGTATTCTCTAAGACAACAAAAGAAGTAAGAAGCAACTTAGAGCAATATAGATTTAATGATGGTGCTAATACACTATATAGGTATCTATGGGGTGAATTCTGCGATTGGGGTATAGAGCTAAGCAAGGCAAATAAAGATTCAATTATAGAGCTTGGAGCAATTTTTAAAGAATCTATGCTCCTGCTTCACCCATACATGCCTTTTATTAGTGAATATCTATGGCATAGACTAAATAAAAGCACACTAGAAGATAGCAAAGAATCTATAATGGTAAAAAACTATCCAAGCATAAACTACACAGATTCTAAAAATTATCAATTATTTGAATTAATCTTAGATTCAATAGTATCAATAAGACGCCTAAAAACCACAATAGACTTAGCAAACCAAAAAATACCAAAAGTATATATACTGCCAAATGCTAAGCTGGAATCCAAACAACAAGAATTATTTATAAAATATGTATCAAAACTATCAAAAACAGAAGAAATAGAAATAGTAGAAAGCAAAGTATCTAACTGCATAGCAGACATAACAGAAAAAGTCCAAAGCCTAATCCCTACAGATTCCATAGATCTATCTCAAGCAATAAACAAACTAAACAGACAAAAAGAAAAAACACAAAAAGAAATAGATAAACTAAATAATATGCTCAAAAATGCAAAATTCGTCCAAAATGCACCTAAAGAAGTGCTAGAGACAAACCAAAAAGCACTAGATGAGCAAAATGGCAAACTAGAGAGAATAAATGAGGAGCTACAAAAACTACAAGCATAG
- the fliW gene encoding flagellar assembly protein FliW — translation MKGERFLVKSPILGFEDVNEVDCAEVDDGALAFLSMIGKDAELLLVNPYKVREYSFEVPVGIQTLLDIKPSSNVKVFCVFIREKQTEIFINFLAPIVLNCDNNTLAQVVLDSKDYPNFGVAESIKSYIKE, via the coding sequence ATGAAGGGCGAGAGATTTTTGGTTAAGTCTCCTATTTTAGGATTTGAAGATGTAAATGAGGTTGATTGTGCTGAAGTTGATGATGGTGCATTGGCGTTTTTATCAATGATAGGAAAAGATGCAGAATTATTGCTTGTAAATCCATATAAGGTTAGAGAATATTCATTTGAAGTGCCAGTTGGGATTCAAACATTGCTTGATATTAAGCCTAGCTCTAATGTCAAAGTATTTTGTGTGTTTATAAGAGAAAAACAAACAGAGATTTTTATCAATTTCTTAGCACCAATTGTCCTTAATTGTGATAATAATACGTTAGCTCAAGTTGTATTAGATTCAAAAGATTATCCTAATTTTGGGGTTGCAGAATCTATTAAAAGCTATATTAAAGAGTAA
- a CDS encoding ATP-dependent helicase encodes MPLSDLNLKQREACLAPSGYNLVIASAGTGKTSTIVGRISSLLNLGINPKDILLLTFTNKAAKEMLTRLEKKFDSSLVKNIEAGTFHAVAYRYLRENTLINLKQPSELKALFRSIYDSKDILRNSKDAYKASYLYDLYSLFYNSSISGDFGEWVSRKNEEQLYFTSLYKEVWEEFCKLKQDYNYVDYNDLLFMYRNLVVQNNVRYSEILVDEYQDTNPLQDSILQAFKPESLFCVGDYDQSIYAFNGADISIIAGFKDRYKNSNIFTLSDNYRSTKSILNLANKVIEKNPRIYPKKLEVVKQEDYGEPKLYEYEDTFSQYQGVANKIKLSNIPYENIAVIFRNNSSGDGLEAVFRENGIPTKRKGGLSFFDSKEIKYILNLCTILSNPKDMMAFIHTLGYARGIGDSVAKEIYEALLLLGDGDIIEGMLNPKDDIPNPYQKKGQTILHSLFEEEKRVAFVNLRDDFKEHKILNNLRIEQDGAEFLNSLFAFLKELKDVQKPYTLISKIYTMPIFTIVAQKLAKDRAINKNGKFDKEKYELSLERIERKVSLLLGLAEQHSVLERFLNAMLLGSSEMSEGSGVNLLSIHASKGLEFSCVYIVDLMEGRFPNKKLIGRGGNLEEERRLFYVAVTRAKDILHLSYAKQDSIRNVKYEPSIFLYEGELLEN; translated from the coding sequence TTGCCACTTTCTGACTTAAACTTAAAGCAAAGAGAGGCTTGTCTTGCTCCTAGTGGCTATAATTTAGTTATAGCGTCTGCTGGGACAGGCAAGACTTCTACTATTGTTGGGAGAATTTCTTCTTTGTTAAATTTAGGGATTAATCCTAAAGATATTTTACTTCTTACATTTACAAATAAAGCTGCAAAGGAAATGCTAACTAGATTGGAGAAGAAGTTTGATAGTTCTTTGGTAAAAAATATCGAAGCAGGGACATTTCATGCTGTTGCATATAGATATTTACGAGAAAATACACTGATCAACCTAAAACAGCCATCAGAGCTAAAAGCTCTATTTAGAAGCATTTATGATTCAAAAGATATTTTAAGAAATTCAAAAGACGCCTATAAAGCTTCGTATTTATATGATTTGTATTCTTTATTTTATAACTCTAGTATTAGCGGTGATTTTGGCGAGTGGGTCAGTAGAAAAAATGAAGAACAATTGTATTTTACTAGTTTATATAAAGAAGTATGGGAGGAGTTTTGCAAGTTAAAGCAAGATTATAATTATGTAGATTACAACGATTTGCTCTTTATGTATAGGAATCTAGTAGTGCAAAATAATGTCCGATATAGTGAGATTTTAGTTGATGAATATCAAGATACAAATCCGCTTCAAGATTCAATTCTACAAGCATTTAAGCCAGAGTCTTTATTTTGTGTTGGTGATTATGATCAGAGTATTTACGCTTTTAATGGTGCTGATATTAGCATTATTGCAGGTTTCAAAGATAGATACAAAAATAGCAATATTTTTACACTAAGTGATAATTATAGATCTACAAAATCAATTTTGAATCTAGCAAATAAAGTAATAGAAAAAAACCCACGAATCTATCCAAAAAAGCTAGAGGTAGTAAAGCAAGAAGACTATGGTGAACCAAAATTATATGAGTATGAAGATACATTCTCACAATATCAAGGGGTTGCAAATAAAATAAAACTCTCTAATATACCATATGAAAATATCGCTGTTATTTTTAGGAATAACTCTAGTGGCGATGGATTAGAGGCGGTCTTTAGAGAGAATGGAATCCCAACAAAGAGAAAAGGTGGGCTTAGCTTTTTTGATTCAAAAGAAATTAAATACATATTGAATCTTTGCACTATTTTATCTAATCCAAAGGATATGATGGCATTTATCCATACTCTTGGCTATGCAAGAGGTATAGGAGATAGCGTAGCAAAGGAGATTTATGAGGCATTATTATTGCTTGGAGATGGAGATATTATAGAAGGAATGCTAAATCCAAAAGATGATATTCCAAATCCATATCAAAAAAAGGGTCAAACAATTTTACATTCTTTGTTTGAGGAAGAAAAGAGGGTAGCTTTTGTAAATTTAAGAGATGATTTTAAAGAACATAAAATATTAAATAATCTTAGAATCGAGCAAGATGGTGCAGAGTTTTTAAACTCACTTTTTGCGTTTTTAAAGGAATTAAAAGATGTGCAAAAACCATATACCCTAATATCAAAAATATATACAATGCCTATTTTTACCATTGTCGCACAGAAGTTAGCAAAAGATAGAGCTATAAATAAAAATGGAAAATTCGATAAAGAAAAATATGAATTAAGTTTAGAAAGAATAGAGAGGAAGGTGTCCTTGCTTTTAGGATTAGCAGAGCAACATAGTGTATTAGAGAGATTCTTAAATGCCATGCTTTTGGGTTCTAGTGAGATGAGTGAAGGAAGTGGTGTAAATTTACTTAGCATTCATGCAAGTAAGGGGCTAGAGTTTTCTTGTGTTTATATTGTTGATTTAATGGAGGGTAGATTCCCAAATAAAAAGCTAATAGGTCGTGGTGGGAATTTAGAAGAAGAAAGAAGATTGTTTTATGTTGCAGTAACTAGAGCTAAGGATATTTTGCATCTAAGTTATGCAAAGCAAGATAGCATAAGAAATGTAAAATATGAACCTTCTATTTTTCTATATGAGGGAGAATTATTAGAGAACTAA